From a region of the Vibrio ostreae genome:
- a CDS encoding SpoIIAA family protein, translating into MFSVNRHGENRLDIQISGTLDKEGMTFALDQLLTQGEGMQNGVMLYDVIDYHLPTLDAIWVELKQMPELIALMRRFNKAAILSDKQWIKTASELEGKLMPHIEIKAFDRSEKAQAEAWLNS; encoded by the coding sequence ATGTTTTCCGTTAACCGTCATGGAGAAAACCGCCTCGATATTCAAATCAGCGGTACTCTTGATAAAGAAGGCATGACTTTCGCTTTGGATCAACTGCTGACCCAGGGGGAAGGCATGCAAAATGGCGTGATGCTGTACGATGTCATCGATTATCATCTGCCAACACTGGATGCCATCTGGGTTGAACTGAAACAGATGCCTGAATTAATTGCCCTAATGCGACGTTTCAATAAGGCCGCGATTCTGTCCGATAAACAGTGGATCAAAACCGCCAGTGAACTAGAGGGGAAACTGATGCCCCATATCGAAATCAAGGCGTTTGACCGCAGCGAAAAAGCGCAGGCTGAAGCCTGGCTAAACAGCTGA
- a CDS encoding outer membrane beta-barrel protein, translating into MKLSSWLLPVITIFGLNAAAFAQEDNNTDKKQDIGHVYINADLAFFNDAELESGNGKIKENGDFGDFGYNLAAGYEFNTHRDVKLGVEIEYRHFGTVQYADLVDADGDAVFFNIKPRFIKHYKQVDAYVSLIGGIGHLDFELENTSTGASASASKGGFQYGAEIGVAFRNNMSLHAGYRIAQAQDVEDIDITVSTGYIGIGYQF; encoded by the coding sequence ATGAAATTAAGCAGTTGGTTACTTCCTGTAATTACAATCTTTGGTCTCAATGCTGCGGCATTTGCACAAGAAGATAACAATACTGACAAAAAACAGGATATCGGCCATGTCTACATAAACGCAGACTTGGCATTTTTTAACGATGCTGAATTGGAAAGTGGTAACGGCAAAATCAAAGAAAACGGTGACTTTGGCGATTTTGGATACAACCTCGCCGCCGGATACGAATTTAACACCCATCGCGATGTAAAATTGGGCGTAGAAATTGAGTACCGCCATTTCGGCACAGTACAATATGCTGATTTAGTTGATGCAGACGGCGATGCAGTTTTTTTTAACATCAAGCCTCGTTTCATTAAGCATTACAAGCAAGTAGATGCTTATGTTAGTCTGATTGGCGGCATAGGGCATCTTGACTTTGAACTAGAAAACACATCAACCGGAGCTTCCGCGTCAGCGTCTAAGGGCGGCTTCCAGTATGGTGCGGAGATCGGCGTCGCGTTTCGCAACAACATGAGTCTGCATGCCGGATACCGTATCGCTCAAGCACAAGATGTAGAAGACATAGATATCACAGTGTCGACTGGCTACATTGGTATAGGTTACCAGTTTTAA
- a CDS encoding NAD(P)H-dependent flavin oxidoreductase, which produces MYTGNIDELLGCELPIIQAPMAGVQDSELAIAVCQAGGLGSLPCAMLSADGMVEEIKLIQRSTDKPFNLNFFCHSMPAFDPEKQQRWQTTLSPYFQQLNAELPAAENGASRMPFSHDIADAIEPFHPRVLSFHFGLPEPDLLKRIQHWDCTILASATTLQEAHWLEARGVDAIIAQGVEAGGHRGMFLSQDTSTQISTTALVPQIAQQVRVPVIAAGGIADSRGIQAALMLGASAVQLGTAYLLCTEAKTSSLHRAAIKSERSQHTALTNLFSGRPARGIVNRLMSEQGYLSDSVADFPYAASEVTALRKLAESQGLDDFSPLWCGQNPSGCVEISAAELTLLLACESGMIDCQYLHDEPYPYSI; this is translated from the coding sequence ATGTACACAGGAAACATTGACGAGCTGTTGGGGTGCGAACTGCCCATTATTCAAGCGCCGATGGCTGGTGTGCAAGACAGCGAACTGGCCATCGCGGTGTGTCAGGCCGGGGGCCTGGGCTCCCTGCCCTGCGCAATGCTGAGTGCAGACGGCATGGTGGAGGAAATTAAACTCATTCAACGTTCAACGGATAAACCGTTTAATCTCAACTTTTTCTGCCACTCCATGCCTGCCTTCGATCCTGAAAAGCAACAACGCTGGCAAACCACACTGAGCCCTTATTTTCAGCAACTGAACGCCGAGTTACCGGCGGCAGAGAATGGGGCCAGCCGGATGCCGTTCAGCCACGATATCGCCGATGCCATCGAGCCGTTTCACCCCCGGGTACTGAGTTTTCATTTCGGGCTGCCGGAGCCGGATCTGCTCAAACGAATCCAGCATTGGGACTGTACAATTCTCGCCTCCGCGACCACCTTACAGGAAGCACACTGGCTTGAAGCTCGCGGTGTTGATGCCATTATTGCTCAGGGCGTCGAAGCCGGAGGACATCGCGGTATGTTCCTCAGTCAAGACACCAGCACCCAAATCAGTACTACCGCACTGGTGCCACAAATCGCTCAGCAAGTGCGGGTACCCGTCATTGCTGCCGGTGGCATCGCTGACAGCCGTGGTATTCAGGCGGCACTGATGCTGGGAGCCAGCGCCGTTCAACTCGGCACGGCTTACCTGCTGTGTACAGAGGCAAAAACATCGTCGTTGCATCGTGCTGCGATTAAAAGTGAGCGCTCGCAACATACGGCCCTGACCAACCTGTTTTCCGGTCGTCCGGCACGCGGCATCGTCAATCGGTTAATGAGCGAGCAAGGTTACCTCAGCGATTCGGTCGCTGATTTCCCGTATGCCGCCAGCGAAGTCACTGCCTTGCGTAAACTGGCGGAAAGCCAGGGCCTTGATGACTTTTCTCCACTATGGTGCGGGCAAAACCCATCCGGCTGCGTTGAAATTTCTGCAGCGGAGCTGACCCTGCTGCTGGCGTGTGAAAGCGGAATGATCGATTGTCAGTACCTGCATGATGAGCCCTACCCTTACTCAATCTGA